The genomic segment caagGCGCTATAGTTAGTTATTTTCAGCAATGCTGACACTAGTTACtgcagataaataaatcaatggaGTGTCTAATTTAAGGTGactctttcctttttctctaGAAAATGTTCCAGTTGAGCTCCGAGACCCCCTTTACAAAGACCAGTATGAGCAGGAGCATCTCAAGCCCTCCGTCTCCAAGCTGCTGCTGTCCCCTGACACGTACTGCCGAGCGCAGGCCCTGCTGGCTCAGGCGCAGGGGGGCTCTCAGCCCGCATCTCAGGGGCCCCCGGCCGACAACTCGGCTCTGCTGCAGTTCCTGGTCAAGAAAGGCCTCGCCCCGAAGGTTCAGGACGCAGGGGTCACAGAGGAAGACCTCAGCAAAAGTCCCGTCAACGTGGTGCGTGTCTACCTGCTGCATTAATTATAACATCAGTCCACATGCATGAGGCAAAAGAAAAGTGAGAATTTGTGGAAAATTAAGGAAATTTTCTCCAGAAATTCTGTGATTTAAATGGGAATATTTCCATCCTTTATAAagtaaaatcctgttttttttttttaaccgtcaCTGTCCTTTCGGGTTCGGTTTAGAAAGCCCATCTCGCCCTCGTCGACTCACTGATGTCACTGGCAGCCAGGGAGATGGTGGAGCGGGTAAAGATGGCGGCGGAGGCGGAGCAAATAGGCGTCGGGGCTCCCTGGGAGAATGCTCTGCTCTTCTGGGTCAACAGGGTAAGGCTAAacctttcttacattttttgtgtttagtaACCAGAGCTGGGCGGATagatccaaaatatcgatagtatcaATCTCAAATTGGTATCAGATCAAAACCAGCCCGCAGATATTGAtttttccactcttgtttgaagcTTTCCCAGCTACCCTGCTTTTAATCagttattttccatttaattgaaaatatcaaGTACTTAAAAAAGGGGTaacttaccaaaaaaaaaaaaacatttgcggCAATTAAAGACAATTGAGATTTTCAGGTTCATGTAACATCCACAACATTTACGAAAAATATTAGTATTGATATCAGAAATTTTGACTAGTATTGAATTAGATTGATACCCATATGCTCAGTATCACCCAGTGGGTTgatcacaaaaaaatctgtaaaaatgaagGAACACGTGACTTAACTAAACCTATGCTCTTTAAAAGATGTACCAGAGctggggtgggcaaactttttgactcaaaattgtgacttttgttctcatttcagTGCGAGTTGCACCAATTGGTTGATGTTTCTCagggaaaaatataaacttagagaaatgctgcgttcatgtggtgttggaatgatcggaaaaatgactgtttgacggaaaaacaacaaaatcttccaaaatcacatgaaggaaaaatatatttctgcaCTTAAACAAAGGTCAATTTATTTGTGGTGCACCACCTATGGGTAGACatcagaattacagggaaaataaagcaCTGCTAAGGATTATATACTTAATTCCAtgtggtgggccagattaaatagatTAGCATCTGTACAAGAGAGTTAAAATCCAGTaaaggtattaaaaaaaacacacagcaaaaACAGGACACTTTGAAATAAGTAATAAATATTAACCCTATTAGTAGATTTTcttcaataaaggaaaaaaatctgtcaatgttgataaaaatgtgatcctgaattcttattttaagaaaaaaattaagttactAGGTCTCTTTGTCACTAGTTTCTAGTTATTAACACATGTTTTCCCAAACTAAGATGATTTTGAAATACTATTTTACTTCAAGAGAgaaatttttcttaaaaaattgtctttttttttactttcttttgatTTAGTTGGATTTAGAGTgtataatttcacattttagagATAGTTAGAAATAATCCTTCATCCTGGTTTtctgaaacctgtttttttttttcagctgaccCAGAAGTTGAGAGAAATCACAGAAGGAGAAGACGAGCTCCCCAAATCCCAGACCTGCACAGACCTGCAGCCCGTTCAGGACAGGGTAACAAAGCTGCAcatgtttcaaatatttttgcaccCCATAGGATGCAACAACATACAATCTTGACAAGCATTCTTGTCTAGTTTCctgcataaatatatattttacacttaataaaagacaacatttttgaggcaataaatcttgaaaattttgGGAGTCATTTGGTCGTAACCCTTTGACACCTAAGGCGCTGTCGGTGACGCTGTTTACAcgattaacgtaattccagttaatggttgaaaagttacagtaaatcaaggaACAGAaatactggagctccggtgttaaagggttaaaaacatcttattttaaataatatctctaataaagcttttttttttacattgcacAATAATTTTGTGAATGGGGATGGATCTTTTATCATGAGTCAGGCATGTTTGATTTAAGGAAACTGTAAAGATTAATTTGACTAATTTCACTTACATttcgtttttgacaaatttgtcaTTAAATGTGTAAAACTATTCTTACTTTAAGATGATTATGTTCCAGAAATGAGGAGAGTTGGACTACTTTGTGCTTATTTGGGGAGAATTCTTGGTGCAAATATGCGTTAAACCACTTCGGCTCTAAAATGACcttaatttagcttctatttgaaagtaaaattataactataaaaatataaattaataaattcagGCGTCAGAGGGTTAAATTTATGAAACGTTTTTTGAGACCTTACATTTCTAagcaatatatttaaatattagtgTTTATAGATCATTTCAAGTTATTAATTTGTCCCATAAGggcataaaattaaaacttattttaataaatctcACCAGAACTAATTCTACTATCTCTATTGGTAGAGGTTTCATGTATAACAACGtaaaaacatcttgtttttaacttgtaatgTTTTAACTCAACCCTTTTTGCCTCAAACTTGCTCTGAAGCTCAGATTGATCAAAAATCAACCAAATTTGGCTGAACGATCATTTTCGGTGTGTTTAAAAGCACTGTGTGGGCTGCTGCAGTGATGGTGAGGCTTGTAACACCGTCTTTGGTCTGTTTTTCTGCTTGCCTCTGTCACTCCTCGCTCTGGCAGTGTCAGTCCAACCGCTGGTACTGGAAACTAGTCCCAGTAAGTGCACCCCTCGTTTGTCTTTGTCCGTCTCTGCTCTGGCTGACATTTCTGTGCTGAAAGAGCTGCACAAACCTGTCTTTCTGTGGACACTGGAATTGCCTAAAgtgtactttttttcatttcgtTTCTCTGCTGAGCTTGTAAACAGAGCAGTTAGATGTCACATGTGTCCCGTAGCTACATCTTTGTCTGACGATGTTTTGGGTTGATGTTGATGTCTCTGACTGTTGCATCAGTCATCTGTCTCATGTGGAAGTGTGCAGACGGTTGGTGGGTCTTGGAGAGGAGCAGAGGGAGGTGAAAAACCTTCAAGAATACAAAAGACATATATGcctcctttgtgttttttttctctcctcttcctcctctgttgcTCCTCCCCCTGCCGTGTGATTTCGTGGTGTGGCGGTCCCCCTGATGAACGGCCTCCTTGTCATTTATGCCTGTTTCCCTCTTTCTGCCATCCCCATCCAGCATGCTATCGCTTTTTGTTTGAAGGAGTCGGGGAATAAGCCGCCAGTGGTAACGTATAACACCTCGCTCTTCTCCCCCCCCAACCCCATCCTCCTCGTCTCCCGTAGCAACGCACCGACACACCGCTCAGTCAGCAACACCTCACCCATAAAGTCCACCGATAAACTGACCCTCTGAGGGAAATGAATCACAGCCTCAAGACTGTACAGTGAAGCGTTTGCTTTGATTCACACCATCTAGATTCAGCATCCGAGGGTTAAGAGTtgaagaaaatagattttaaagcaGTAGTGCCTGTTTTTGCTGCATGTTGCCTCAGGAAAGGATGTCCACATCTTCACTTGCATCTGTCTAAccacagcttttttaaaatgttgcttttctctgtgtttgaagCTTTGCACTGCAGCAGGTGTTTGATGTGTTTGAATGTGTGTAAGTTAGGTTTCTGTGCTCGTTTTTGTACTGGCATTATAGTGACGCACAGTACACGTTGCCGTCacattttctttgcaatttTAAGTCTCAATTaccaaaaagttatttattttaactgttttccatatttttttgtgtttggctGTCCACTTGGCGTTATTTGTTTCTGCTTTCTCTTTGCCGATTGGTTTTCTCTTCTCGCTTCAACCTTTTTCTGTCTTGTCTTTTCTCCTATAGATCCGCTATAAGAAGGACAAAGTCCAGTCCAAGCTCACTCCCACTTTCCCTCTGGTTTCCGCCGTCAAAGACCTCTCTAACGGCTGTGCAATAGCTGCTGTGCTGTACTACTACTGCCCTAGCCTGCTACCTCTAGAGGGTACACAAACGAGCAtccttaaaaaactgtttactgTTGATATGGAagccaaactgaaaaaagtgataGATTTCATATTCTGCTGCTTAAATTTGATCTCAggttgaattgaaaaaaatatttttgtatgatctttatttatgtttaacaGAAAACCTGATGAACTTTTACTCCAttcctgctaaaaaaaaaaaaaaaaaaagataaatgcatTGTATATTAATACtgtatattttgttttgcatgCGTTCCTTCCAGATGTGTGTCTGAAGGACACCATGTCTGTGGCGGACAGCgtctacaacctgcagctcaTTAAGGAGTTTTGTGACAGCAACTTGCAGAGCTGCTGCCAGCTCGCTGTGGAGGACCTGCTCTACGCCCCCCCACCTCTGCATGTGAGCACCATCCGCTTTGACGTCACAGCACTGTCACCTTCCgcttaaatttttaaaaaaaaaagtactaatgCCCCACAAAACTGCAAGCAAAGGacatatttttaaggaaaaatagtcCACAGtgtagaaatacaaaaaaaaaaaaaaaaacgttctagGATGGGGAATCACCTTTCAACATGTGATATGTGTCAAATCTTTGCTAACAAAACCCCTTTCCTGTGTTAGCTGAACATCCTCAGCCTCGTAGCTGAGCTGCTAGAGTGGTTTGAAATGAAGAAACCAGATTTTGTTCAGCCCATTCAACCCGTTGACCTCACAGGTTTGTCAATAGTTTGTTCAGCTCATCAGCAAATGAAGGTCTTCATTGTTACAAATGAATGCATTAGAGTTGACGTGCTTCTGTGGTTTTCAGATGTCTCTGGATTGTTGGAGTGTACAAGTCCTGTCAATGGGAACAGCAACAGGTACTGGCTTTCTGGAAGAACCAATAGACACTATAAATATGTGAAAACAATGCAATAAGACTCACAAACCGAGTATCAGTGGACCTGACCTGAgccttatttaaaaaagaaacaaaagttgCACAGTTGGAATTGTGGATGTGCAAATCTTCCCACAAAATTACTTGTGACAAAAGACTTAGAAGTACATTTCCAACCCCAACACCAACCCTCAGGTAGAAGAAGCTGAAtgcttttccttttcaaaacCCTGAAACTTTTAACAGCCTTTCGTGGAAACTACATACATGAATTAAAAGCTGAATCTCATCCTTGCTGTGTTTATTTAAGGTCAATATTCAActaggaagcaaaaaaaaagagtccagttgttaaagggttaaaatgccagaaaataatttaaagtaggcctaaatttgacatttcacaAGCATATTTTATCTTTCATGCATTTATCTTGAGCCAAATAAGTTGAATTTCCACAACAGTGGTTGATAATCCAATTCGTTTAATGTTTCTAAGCATGACTTTAATTTCTAGAAATTAGCAGACTCAGATCCTCTGCAAAAACGTCTTTTTAGGGAAACTTTGACTAGTAAATATTATCAACTAATCTATCAATCTTTCATACTtacctttattttttccagtggTTCTCCTGCTTTCATCCTCAAACAACCTTTTGTCCCCCTGCCTTCTTCTGTATCGTCAGGTAGGATAACTGCATCATTCACAAGCATCATGATAACCAGctgaattaaaataattgattttttaaaatcttattttcagAAAGTAAAAGTTGGACAAAGAAACAAATCAGGTTAGTAAATATAGATCATGGGTGTTGCTTTGCATTcgtattttaatttcttttgtctttggcttcagtgttttcctgCTTTTCAACAATCGTTTGCATCcttttctccatctttctgtCACCATCCACTCTTCCGCAGTCGTCCTCTGTCTGCAGTGACTTTCAGCATCCCATTTGGCCTGGACAGTGATGTTGACATTGTCATGGGAAACCCAATAGATTCTGTGTTTCGCTCCGTCAGCACCGATGACCTCACCGCCGGTGTCCCGGCAATGACCTCACCGGCGGCAATGACAGGGATGGCCCACATCCCATACAGTCCGCCGGAAGACCTCAGCCACCTGGTCAGTGCTTCGGCCCCCTCACAGCGGTCTGCCTGGGGCCCTCACGCGTACACTGCACCCCTCGGGGAGCTTCCCACTATTGAGGAAGCTCTGCAGGTGGTTCACACCCTCAACAGCAAAGATCGGAGGAAGGGGCGAACACCCGAGAAAAAGGGGAGGTTAGGGAGCCGACAGGAGCCCAGGTTGCGTCCTGAAGGAGCCCCTGCCggtttttttctgcattccCCAGAAAAGGAAAATCCTCAGCTGAGTAGCTCTGCTCCCTCTCGCTCAGGAGTCCCTCATTGGTCAGCTGATGCTGAAAAGAAAAGTGGGCGGGGCAGGTCAGGACAAAGCGGCGACATGTCACGTGATGACGACTCTGTTCTGCGAGATGGCAGCATTGATTCCTCAGAAGCGTCTGATGACATTCCCAGAAATGCTCCTGGGAACATCCGACCCACCAGCGGTCGTCAGGGAAACCACAGTACCAACAACAGTCCACGCATGACCAGCTTTGCGGAACAGCGAGACCATCAAAGAAGAAATCCTGCCGCCACCGGGGAGGACTATGCATCATCTCCAAACCCAGCAACCCCTGGAACTCCGCTCACTCCTTCCACTCCGGCTGCTGTGTCTGGCCATCAGGGCAACCAGGGTCCCAAAGGCCCAGAACCCGGCTCTGAAGCGTGGGAGCTGGCAGCCCGCCTTGAGGAAAAACGCAAAAGTATCGAAGCACAAAAAAGACGCATTGAAGCCATTTTTGCCAGACACAGACAGAGACTCGGAAAGACTGCTTTCCTTCAGCTGAAAAGGGAGcaaggagaaggagaaggagagacGGCGGAGGTGGATAGTCTGACGCTGGACGAGCGTCTCACTCATATGGAGGAACAGTTGAAacaagaggaggagaaagaggacaAGGATGTGgagaaggagaaagaaaagcCATCTGTTTCCAATCCTACTCGCTTAGAGAAACAAGTAACCTTCTCCATCGAAAGCAAGAAGGGAGCTGAGGCTGAAAAAGGAGGTGACAAACCAGGAGAGGGTGTCATTGTGGAGTACAACGAGGTGGTGCAGAAGCTGAGTGAAGCTCTGCAGTCACTCCAGAAAGACATGCAGAAACTTacagaacagcagcagcagctcctgagcAACCAAAGACCGAGAAACACACCCAAATCCACGACGCGAAACATCACCAAAACTCCTCCCAGAACCCCACCTCACACACCGACAAAGACCCCACCAAGAACCCCAACAAGGACTCCAACCAGGAGCACCAGCAAGGCTTGGGTTATTCCTCCTGCGTCTAAATCTGCTTCAGCGTCTTCACCCTCACGTCGCGCTCAAGTCCTCCCTTCATCCGGCTCACCTAAAACCATCATCTCTTCCTCCTGTCCAGCTCCCATCACAAAAGTTCACTCGCGTGGTACCAAACACGGCCCCCGCGCTCAGCTTCAgccccagccccgcccctctgaacTCAAGTTCCCAACACTGAACCGTGTCTTGACACCGACCCAGAATGTGGACACTCTTCCTCACCTGAGGCGTGTTTCCCCCAGCAAGTGTCAAGTCCAGACTTCCTCTTCCTTCCGCATCGGTGGTCCCCAGACTCCTCAGGAGTCTCCTCAGCTCCCACAGCAGCCTGACGAGAACACCTCCGACACAGCTTCAAGCGAGACACCCACCCAGTTCAGCCTGGAGTTGGAGCAGGATGATGCCGAGGCGGTAGGAGGGCTACCCATCTTCCTTCAGTCCAGGCAGGAGCGCCGGAGACCAGCTGGAGGTAGCAGCTCCGGGGCTCCATCCGAGTGTTCGTTTGAGAGTGACACTCTGTCCCTGTCTGCTGCATTCAGTGTGGACGCAGAAGCCGCAAGAGCTGGTGTGGCTGCAGGGCAGCCATGTGGACTGAATGAGGCATCCTTATCAACTGCTGGAGGTCCAGAGGGAACCAGCGATGAACCAACTGACGAGGGGCAAGAGTTTTCCTCCGACTCCATGAGTGACCACACAGAATCTGCAAGGCCACCTGTTGTAGAAAGCTCGGATCCAGGCGAACAAATAAGTCTAGCTACAGATGCTCTCGATCCGCCGCAACAGCAAACTGAGTGCAAAGAACACAAGGCCCCCACTGAAACCCTGAAGCCAAGTGGAGATCAGGCTGAAGTGGAAACCAAAGGAGGGATTGGCTTCTTCTTTAAGGTGAGAAGTCTGACATGTGGAAGGGTTTTAAACCTTTTTCCAATGTACTTATAGGGATATTTGTTTGCATTACACTCCTTTTTTAGTGGCTATGTGCATGTGTGCTTGTAGGACGAGACTCACAGTGAAGGAGAGATGGCCCAACGCAGAGCGCTGCTGCTGGAGCGCCAACAGAAGAGGACGGAGGAGCTAAGGAAGAGGAGACAGTGGAATGAGCAAGAGCAGGAAATAAGGTCAACCTGCATTTGAACTCTTCGGTGCTCGATACCTAAATATTGATGCGTGGAGgtaaccattccaacatttttttttcattcagatCGGCATCTGCAGACAGAAATGTTGCATCTCCGTCTTGCACGCCTCCCAGAGGCACACCCTCGCCGTCCCCAACACCTCCGGCTACACCAGCACGCCGAGGCGATTTCACCAGAGGGGAGTATGCACGCCGCCATCAGCTGAAAATAATGGAAGATCTGGACAAGGTTCTAAAGCAAAAGTCAACCAGTCATGGTCGATCATCAGCCAAGAAGGCCCGCTCACGCCCTCGCAGCATGACCAGAGAGGAAACAAAGCTCTCTCTGAGTCCAGCCAAAGGAGCGACTGGTAATGGTcatagttataaaaaaaaaacactcagatcTGCACATGCACTGATGACtaagatgttcatttttaatgtgttttttcccaGGATCTAAGTTGACAAAAGTTTACTCCCACTCCTCACTTAACCTCGTGGCCACGGAGGAGCCAGGGAACGCCAAGAGTGAACCCACAAAGAATCCACAGAGGTACTCTATGTTCTTTACTGCTCTTTGCTCTTTCTTTTCCGGTTCATTTTCTATGAGCTCCAACCTCTTATTCCCCGACTCTCCTTATGGCCAACGCTGTTTCTTAGAGACCctctttgatcatcttttgatccattgtgaaactattcccagtggtcttttgaatatgattatggcatttttagacaaaatcaagaaaacctgttgttttcttggacatagttcctgcagagttgCAGGAGTTCAATACAAAAtcactgttggtgcagagtaagccttctCACAGCCTTgaatagattattttattatagtaCAGCCACTGCTGAAAATATGCCAAGGAGCTATGATAAATCggcacattctcatccccaacttgtcacatattgacgtttggttaaggacccctttcGCGTCGCTTTTTCACGTGAAGGGCTCGGTCCTTCAGGCTGTCCACTTTAAAGGCccgtttttggtgtccccaactcatagttttttgaggttttggctTTCCCATTCAAttatgggtccccaacctccaggctgtGAAACGGAATTGGTCCAGTACCGTGACCTGGAGtgcaccggtacccaaacccggtaccgATACCCTAATCCTAGCCCGGCAATGGACACGGCAGCTGCGGTACTGGCacgaaccagtactgggttagggtaccgagaCTGGAGGCGTCCCGAGGACCATTCCacatccggtaccacatcccCAGGGTGGCatacccttgattttatgaatagccagcacgtcaaaaaagttggggacaccaaaattgtcaaaaagtgATCCGAAAGAGGTCCTTCATCAACCGTCCAtgtgtgacgagttggggatgagaatgtgttatATAAATGGGCTATAATGCAATGctttcccccttttttaaaGGTTCAAAGCAATGTTGGATTTAGTGTCTTGCCAAAGggcacacagacagacacagtgAGAATGGAACCTACAATCTTCCAATCAAGAAGACAAGCATTGTCTGTACACCACTGGAGTCCTATTTTGAGGAAGCTTGTGTATAGTCACATTCCTTTGTTATGTTACTGTTACCACCaatggctgcacggtggcgtaGTGGTTAACGCTCTTACCTTACAGAGAAGGGcctggttcaagtcccaggTGTGTCCTTTCTGTTTTGAGTTTGCAAGTTCTCATTGTGCAAAAGAGGattttctctgggcactccgGCTTCTTGTCACAGTCCAAATACATGTTTCATAAGTTGATTCCCGACTGAGTCCATGGCGCTAGAACAGACTGTTGACCTTTTCAGGATGCACCCAGTGGGTTGTGAAGATAGATGGACGTTATTGTCTAGATGAATTAGCGGTCTGCACACTTGGGCTAACAGtgtaaaatataataaactgcatccactgctgacCAGTGCATAAATTCtttaggatgaaaaaaaaatgttgctaaacttcaattcaattcaattcaattcaattttatttatatagcccaatatcacaaattcaatttgcctcattgggcttcatgcctgtagtttttacagatgcacagatggagtcataaaatatgcacaataggtaaaaactaaacagactataaagaacggtcatccctgtccttagaccctccctcgcggtaaggaaaaactcctaaaaaaacctgagtcaggaaaaaaagaagaaaccttagggattcccacatgagggagagatcccatcccaggacggacaggcgataccagaacggttaaagaaaagttagctgctaaaactgcatatatgagtagagttcattcatatagagctgagggacgagtgatgattaagtccatagtccagatgaagcagaactgcagtccacgaccaggagcaggaggacagacgacccaccaggaatcactcccactcagagatgcaggatggtgtcggggcttcatccagatgggcggggcttcgtcaggatcaccaacaagtctcccggaaactgcaatctctcccggtctcccacaggggagtcggagagaaggaaaaacatgtgaattatactgcaccaccaacaaaggcatacaattagaagtagataaaaaagtagaggagaggagaagtagatggaaaagaggacagagccccagtgcaccatactttccccagcttctaacttctagcagccttctatgttattatgtagagaatatacatatttcataatttatatttcaagcatatattggagaagtatgtgattataataattatttccccaaacttcagaacagtatgggagcattatgttaattattctatgattactggctagtctggcagaacgcctgtccaaataggaatgttttaaggctagttttgaaggtagaaactgtacctgcctctctgacatgagctgggagcttattccatagaacaggagcttgatagctgaaggttctacctccaactgtacttttagaaattctaggaactacaagcagtcctgcattctgtgagcgaagtgttctgattggctggtaaggaactatgagatctctaatccataaaaacaatttgatcATCTTGATAAATCTATATGTGTTGCTTCTATGCAAAGCAGTAAACAATGAGTTTACCTGTGACAACCAAGTGTTGAAGAACTGACCTGTGTCTAGCTAATCACTGTCTgggatttcttgtttttaagttaCTGTTATAAATCATACCCAGAAATCTGCATTTTGACCATCTTGAAATATGTTATGTAACATTATCAAGATATTGAATCCATAAGAGCTCAGACCCATTTTTCCTTACATGGAAAATTAGGTGGGATATACTACAGACAAGGGGGCCCACAGagcacatttctgatgttttcctgTTAGCCTGATGTCACTTATGGActaatttaaaattcataaagcAGGAGGTCTCCTTTTTGAAATCCATTGTTTGCATTTCCAGATAAGAGGTCATGCACTGTTTGGTccgtattaaaataaatacattaaaaaattggTAACcttgatcacattttttaaatcaatcttttttacacatttctgagtgAAAACTTTCAAGATGTGTTTCTATGATTGTTGCTAATAAAACATAACGCATCATACTTTAGCTTATAGATCTTTTTTATAAGAACAACTTCTGATCTGACTGAGAGACAGCTCATTCCTAAACTGTCTGCACATAAGGGAGATGAGGTGGGAACTCAGTGTTTGActcttctgcagcagctgcctTGACTCTCCTGCTCAAAGTGCAACACAAAAGCCAACAAATGCCATTGAAGACAAGGAATGTGAGTCCAACGGGACCTCCCCGGCCCCAGAATACACAGGTATACAAATGAACAGTGCATCCGAACTGGAAGATTGGTATGAAGTACTTACCTTTTTTATATATCCTGTTatgcttttgctttgttttaggCCCAAAGCTCTTTAAAGAACCAAGCTTTAGGTCAAATAAATTCATCATTCACAACGCTCTCTCCCGCTGCTGCCTGGCTGGAAAGGTCaatgaaacacaaaagaacaaGATCTTTGAGGTATGGGGTTTGATGTCTCTCAAATGTTAGAAACCTGCTGTTTGCGAATCTAAAtaacatttctgatttttatctTTGCTTCCATTTCAGGA from the Oryzias melastigma strain HK-1 linkage group LG1, ASM292280v2, whole genome shotgun sequence genome contains:
- the LOC112137088 gene encoding calmodulin-regulated spectrin-associated protein 3 isoform X4 codes for the protein MVDSPSAMKKTFSVPEIKPLDQYNLNRAKICANIRWLLSKLYGCAENVPVELRDPLYKDQYEQEHLKPSVSKLLLSPDTYCRAQALLAQAQGGSQPASQGPPADNSALLQFLVKKGLAPKVQDAGVTEEDLSKSPVNVKAHLALVDSLMSLAAREMVERVKMAAEAEQIGVGAPWENALLFWVNRLTQKLREITEGEDELPKSQTCTDLQPVQDRCQSNRWYWKLVPIRYKKDKVQSKLTPTFPLVSAVKDLSNGCAIAAVLYYYCPSLLPLEDVCLKDTMSVADSVYNLQLIKEFCDSNLQSCCQLAVEDLLYAPPPLHLNILSLVAELLEWFEMKKPDFVQPIQPVDLTDVSGLLECTSPVNGNSNSGSPAFILKQPFVPLPSSVSSESKSWTKKQISRPLSAVTFSIPFGLDSDVDIVMGNPIDSVFRSVSTDDLTAGVPAMTSPAAMTGMAHIPYSPPEDLSHLVSASAPSQRSAWGPHAYTAPLGELPTIEEALQVVHTLNSKDRRKGRTPEKKGRLGSRQEPRLRPEGAPAGFFLHSPEKENPQLSSSAPSRSGVPHWSADAEKKSGRGRSGQSGDMSRDDDSVLRDGSIDSSEASDDIPRNAPGNIRPTSGRQGNHSTNNSPRMTSFAEQRDHQRRNPAATGEDYASSPNPATPGTPLTPSTPAAVSGHQGNQGPKGPEPGSEAWELAARLEEKRKSIEAQKRRIEAIFARHRQRLGKTAFLQLKREQGEGEGETAEVDSLTLDERLTHMEEQLKQEEEKEDKDVEKEKEKPSVSNPTRLEKQVTFSIESKKGAEAEKGGDKPGEGVIVEYNEVVQKLSEALQSLQKDMQKLTEQQQQLLSNQRPRNTPKSTTRNITKTPPRTPPHTPTKTPPRTPTRTPTRSTSKAWVIPPASKSASASSPSRRAQVLPSSGSPKTIISSSCPAPITKVHSRGTKHGPRAQLQPQPRPSELKFPTLNRVLTPTQNVDTLPHLRRVSPSKCQVQTSSSFRIGGPQTPQESPQLPQQPDENTSDTASSETPTQFSLELEQDDAEAVGGLPIFLQSRQERRRPAGGSSSGAPSECSFESDTLSLSAAFSVDAEAARAGVAAGQPCGLNEASLSTAGGPEGTSDEPTDEGQEFSSDSMSDHTESARPPVVESSDPGEQISLATDALDPPQQQTECKEHKAPTETLKPSGDQAEVETKGGIGFFFKDETHSEGEMAQRRALLLERQQKRTEELRKRRQWNEQEQEIRSASADRNVASPSCTPPRGTPSPSPTPPATPARRGDFTRGEYARRHQLKIMEDLDKVLKQKSTSHGRSSAKKARSRPRSMTREETKLSLSPAKGATGSKLTKVYSHSSLNLVATEEPGNAKSEPTKNPQSSCLDSPAQSATQKPTNAIEDKECESNGTSPAPEYTGPKLFKEPSFRSNKFIIHNALSRCCLAGKVNETQKNKIFEEMEKSSANHFLILFRDSSCQFRGVYTMNPDSQDLVRLTGVGPRTLSSNQVESIYKYSSDRKQFSAIPSKTVGMSVDAFTIPSHLWQGGGGGGAGGGGSRRASINKKVAVVK